The following are from one region of the Bacillota bacterium genome:
- a CDS encoding HAD family hydrolase has product MLSNYPYTPCVHRVLNRHGLSRYLSCIVVSADVGIVKPNPDLFHITLYQLGVSPDEAVYVGDDWCADVVGASRAGMRSVYTREWRVEPDPCENNLSAASPVARISSLTELPDVLIRG; this is encoded by the coding sequence GTGCTTTCCAACTACCCATACACCCCGTGTGTACACAGGGTACTGAACCGGCACGGTCTTTCCCGGTATCTCTCGTGCATCGTGGTATCTGCAGACGTGGGGATAGTGAAACCGAATCCTGATTTATTTCATATTACCCTGTACCAGTTAGGGGTATCTCCCGACGAAGCTGTTTACGTCGGAGATGACTGGTGTGCGGATGTAGTGGGAGCGTCTCGCGCTGGAATGCGCAGTGTTTACACCCGCGAGTGGCGCGTGGAACCAGACCCATGCGAGAACAACCTCTCCGCTGCATCCCCTGTTGCACGGATATCCTCGCTCACTGAACTGCCGGACGTGCTGATAAGAGGATGA
- the secG gene encoding preprotein translocase subunit SecG — MYTFLVIVQVLFAIALIFIVAMQTTRHEGLSGTVGGQVSSQFRGKLGRDEQLAMITRYIAVGFFVVSLLVAIASPD, encoded by the coding sequence ATGTATACCTTTCTGGTCATCGTGCAGGTGCTGTTCGCCATTGCGCTCATCTTCATCGTTGCCATGCAGACCACGCGACATGAGGGGCTCTCAGGCACGGTCGGCGGGCAGGTCAGTTCGCAATTTCGCGGCAAGCTGGGACGTGATGAGCAGCTGGCGATGATTACCCGCTATATCGCCGTGGGCTTCTTTGTCGTCAGCTTGCTCGTGGCCATAGCCAGTCCCGATTAA
- a CDS encoding PmoA family protein, whose product MQAIRLMIQPGSTSRNNCPLSLPVSGEPGAVYWLSTGGLRLPVQTAGNELWCLFPELTAGETVIATLEQSEGEHPHRVSVEESEDRIVIYTDGKLFTAYIKAGNPARPCFYPLRGPGGVSVTRHWPMRHDVPGETNDHVHHRSMWIAFGDVNGVDNWSEEPGHGYTLHRQTLTTYSGYVCGGFETLSDWTDSQGKKLLEQHLKVRVFPLPEEEHLMDVEVILTATEGDVRFGDTKEGGILSVRVASSMDVPRGGRIENSEGGINEPQTWGKRAHWCDYSGQVEGIPVGIAIMQHPSSFRHPAWWHVRDYGLMTVNPFGLAAFTQGQEHGDYTLPHGESLRWRFRVCIHRGNAAEGKVAQRWNDFVTPPEVEVAV is encoded by the coding sequence ATGCAAGCGATCAGGCTTATGATTCAGCCCGGCTCGACTTCGCGTAACAACTGTCCACTTTCCCTGCCTGTATCAGGCGAACCCGGCGCAGTGTACTGGCTTTCTACAGGAGGCTTGCGTCTGCCGGTACAGACCGCAGGCAACGAACTGTGGTGCTTGTTCCCCGAACTAACTGCCGGTGAAACCGTCATTGCAACGCTGGAGCAGAGCGAAGGGGAACATCCGCATCGAGTTAGCGTGGAAGAAAGCGAAGACCGTATCGTCATATATACTGATGGTAAACTGTTCACCGCTTACATCAAGGCTGGCAACCCTGCGCGCCCCTGCTTCTATCCCCTGCGCGGTCCGGGAGGAGTGAGTGTGACACGTCACTGGCCGATGCGCCACGACGTACCCGGCGAAACCAATGACCACGTGCACCATCGCTCCATGTGGATTGCCTTTGGCGACGTGAACGGAGTAGATAACTGGAGCGAAGAGCCCGGACACGGCTACACCCTGCACCGCCAGACCCTGACCACGTACAGTGGTTATGTGTGCGGTGGCTTCGAGACGCTGAGTGACTGGACAGACTCGCAGGGAAAGAAGTTGCTGGAGCAACACCTGAAGGTACGTGTCTTCCCCTTGCCTGAAGAAGAACACCTGATGGATGTGGAAGTGATCCTGACTGCCACAGAGGGCGATGTACGTTTCGGTGACACCAAAGAAGGGGGCATCCTGTCGGTGCGGGTGGCGTCCTCCATGGATGTGCCTCGCGGAGGACGGATAGAGAACTCCGAAGGCGGAATCAACGAGCCGCAAACATGGGGTAAGCGAGCGCACTGGTGCGACTACAGCGGACAGGTAGAGGGGATTCCTGTGGGCATCGCTATCATGCAGCACCCTTCCAGCTTTCGCCACCCGGCGTGGTGGCACGTGCGCGACTATGGATTGATGACGGTGAACCCGTTCGGTCTGGCAGCATTTACACAGGGACAGGAGCACGGTGATTACACTCTGCCACACGGTGAAAGCCTGCGCTGGCGCTTCCGCGTGTGTATCCACAGGGGCAATGCGGCTGAAGGTAAGGTCGCCCAGCGGTGGAATGACTTCGTGACTCCGCCAGAGGTGGAAGTGGCAGTCTGA
- the tatA gene encoding twin-arginine translocase TatA/TatE family subunit: MFGSLGFSEVMMILIIGLIIFGPKKLPEIGRSLGNAIREFRRASNDIMNTLSLENDYNTTTRRSYGDYSTYTSYSEPNSYSEQTVSQSDIVADDVNVAPSPDEPYSNVYSESDTETGSEASSDKARSSHRRVLTTPRPSAAHRNTRRRV, translated from the coding sequence ATGTTCGGGAGCCTCGGCTTTAGCGAAGTGATGATGATACTCATCATCGGGCTGATTATCTTCGGTCCGAAGAAGCTGCCTGAGATAGGTCGATCGCTGGGCAACGCCATCCGCGAGTTTCGGCGCGCCTCTAACGACATCATGAACACCCTTTCTCTGGAAAACGATTACAACACGACCACGCGCCGAAGCTATGGGGACTACAGCACCTATACCAGCTACAGCGAGCCGAACAGCTACTCGGAACAAACCGTCTCACAAAGCGACATCGTAGCAGATGACGTGAACGTCGCCCCCAGTCCGGATGAGCCGTACAGCAATGTGTACAGCGAATCCGATACCGAAACAGGTTCCGAGGCTTCCTCTGACAAGGCACGTTCGAGCCACCGTCGTGTACTGACTACGCCCCGCCCGTCTGCAGCGCATCGGAATACGCGAAGGAGAGTGTAG